The region TTGGCAGTGAGTGCGCTGGACTATAAACCCGGATGCCACCATATCTCAATATATAAATATCACTCCCATATATTGGGATATAACAAAAAAGATCGCCGCCTTCGGTTATGCCTCCTCTATCGGTAGAAGCAGCTGAAGGCCGGCGATCGTTAACCAGACCGCAGGTGATTAGTTACCCTCGGCAAACTCGCGCAACACCGCACCGTCCATCCGATAGCGCACCCACTCTTCCTGCGGCTGAGCGCCAAGGGACTTGTAAAAATCAATGGCAGGCGTGTTCCAGTCCAGCACGCTCCACTCGAAACGACCACAGTCGTTGGCGCAGGCGATTTTTGCCAAATGGCGCAGCAAGGTTTTGCCCGCGCCACCGCCGCGCTGGTCTGGCGTGATATAGAGGTCTTCGAGGTACAGGCAGTTACTGCCAAGCCACGTGGAATAACTGAAGAAAAACACCGCGAAACCGATGGGCACGCCGTCGCGCAGGCAGATCAGGCCGTGGGCGGTGGCGCCTTCACTGAATAGACTGCGCTCAATGTCGGCGACGCTGGCAATGACTTCATGGCGGGCACGTTCGTAGTCGGCCAGCTCAGTGATGAACGCGAGAATTTGCGGTGCATCGCTGGGGGTCGCCGGGCGGATCTCGATCATCATGGACAGGCCTTGTCATCAATTGAGAACGCCATACTAAGGCGCCAATCGACGCTCGTCACACGGCAACGCAAAAAGTACCCTGACACCCTCGCCACACCGGCGAATTGCTACATGACTGTTTT is a window of Pseudomonas sp. DC1.2 DNA encoding:
- a CDS encoding GNAT family N-acetyltransferase, producing MMIEIRPATPSDAPQILAFITELADYERARHEVIASVADIERSLFSEGATAHGLICLRDGVPIGFAVFFFSYSTWLGSNCLYLEDLYITPDQRGGGAGKTLLRHLAKIACANDCGRFEWSVLDWNTPAIDFYKSLGAQPQEEWVRYRMDGAVLREFAEGN